From one Coffea eugenioides isolate CCC68of chromosome 11, Ceug_1.0, whole genome shotgun sequence genomic stretch:
- the LOC113751538 gene encoding pectinesterase inhibitor-like, which translates to MELSWSHRSSYFPLLLFFLAFLGYYSSCGEATQDLIERVCSKSKDPSFCTKALESDPRSRTANLAGLCQISIDLSTTNAKSTQALVTSLGKKATDKISKEIYNTCLENYTNSISVLGDCTKRLQAGDYAGVNIKASAAQTEVDTCDECFKERKLPEPPTLTNACQKEQKLCNIILVTANMLQGN; encoded by the coding sequence atggagttaTCTTGGAGCCATAGATCATCATATTTTCCAttgcttttatttttcctaGCATTTCTGGGCTATTATTCTTCATGTGGGGAAGCAACTCAAGATCTAATTGAACGTGTTTGCTCTAAATCAAAAGACCCTTCATTTTGTACCAAAGCCTTAGAGTCAGACCCTCGTTCTCGCACTGCAAATCTTGCCGGCCTCTGCCAAATTTCGATTGATTTATCAACAACCAATGCCAAATCAACCCAAGCCCTGGTTACTTCCCTTGGAAAAAAGGCAACTGATAAGATATCAAAAGAGATATACAATACTTGCTTGGAAAACTATACAAACAGCATTTCCGTTCTTGGTGATTGTACCAAGCGATTGCAAGCTGGTGATTATGCAGGCGTGAATATCAAAGCATCAGCAGCTCAAACTGAAGTTGATACTTGTGATGAATGTTTCAAGGAACGTAAACTCCCTGAACCACCAACACTTACAAATGCTTGTCAGAAAGAGCAAAAACTTTGTAATATTATTTTGGTTACAGCAAATATGTTGCAAGGAAATTAA